The window CACTCGTTGGTATAGCATATGTTGATAGCACCACGCCTTATACTTCCCGGGCAGATGGCTTCGATCAATCTTTGCCAGACCCTCCTCAAGTTGTTGTTTGGCTAGCTTCCCAACTTGTCTGTCCGACAAGTTGGTGGTCTACTGCCTTCCAAGGTTTTAGAGTGGTTTTTCGGCCAGCTGTGGAATGGCTCTCCTCCAGTGCTCCAATCATACTTCAATGCTGCCACAAATGATGGCAGCAGATGGGGGATATGGCGCGTCCCATAGTGATTCCACATTCCAGCTGTTGCCATCCTGTCGTGACACGTGGTTTGCTGAAGTATTTGGTGATGACATTTTTGATTCAGTCAATGAAAGATGAAAGACTTCCATGGCAAAATCTATCAACGTGTGCGGTACTGAGCTGTACGCGTTGAcaagaacacaagaacacaacatGTAGGTCACTCTTCTCGCTCTTTGCACGCTGGATTTGTTCCAAAATCACGGAGGAGACCTCAATATATCCTGTTAATCCTGGGATTCTGGCCTTCTGGCAGCTTTTGTTGATGTATCCATTTGCCATGAGGAAGTTGGTCCACCTCCTTGCCAGAATGGAGAAGAAGATCTTTCCCTCCACGTTCAGCAAGGCAATGCTCCTGAACTGGCTGATAGTTTGAGAGTTCTGCTCTTTGAGAATGAATACCTTGATAGCTTACTGCCACGCCTATGGAATTTGCTGCTTCTTCCACGCTGTTTTCATGAGCCCCCATAGTACTTTCACCACCTGTGGACAGTTTTAGCTTATATGTCCATTAGGCATGGGGGCTGACGCTGACCTTGCCTTCTTGATGATTTCCTCAACTTCTCGCAGTTATATGGGGAGGTATCAAAAGGTAAGGTTGGTGGGGCTGGGGGCGTGGCACGTGTCCTGGGGAGCCGAGAGGTGTCTCTGCACTCCTGGAAGATGATTTCACCAAAGATATTGAGCTTATTCTCAACTTTTCCTCGCAATGGCAGCTCCAAACGTTGGCTCAAGTTGGAGTCAAGCTTCTGCCACTCTGCCCCATCATTTGCTTTCGGTCACTTGATCTTGTCGCACCTTCCTGGCTGCTTCATCATTGGCTTAGTGGGGTGTGCCTCTGGAGGGCTGGTGTCCTTGTCTTCGCCAGGTGCCATCTTCATCAAGGAGCTTCCTTCTACTTCAGACGTCCCAGCGCTATTGAGTCTTGCGGCACTGTGGTAGTAATCCCGGTTTTGGGTCCCTATCGTCTGACCTGCTTGCACACATGCTGACGTGCCTGCCGTCTACACTTCATCTTCCCTTGATGGATGTGCAGTCCCCTGCATGACGTCACCTTCTCCAATCCACAAGTACACTTACGGAGGATTTTCTCATTGTCGTTGTCTGTTCCTGTCGTTACCTCTTATTCCATTTTTGTAGGCTCATCTTCCACCCCGCCTCTCAGAGGGCCTCTGGTTTGTCTTCTTTTATGCTGCCTCATAGCCAAAAAGGGTACTCCCCGGGGCTTCCAGGTCACTAGTGGGTAGGGTGACTAGCCGCCCACCCTTGCTGCAGTCTTTCCCGCTGTTAACCATTCTTTCCTGGCTGATCAGATCGTTGTACAGGTGAGGTTTTACTTCCTACTTCGGCATTCCAGCCTGTCGCACCTCCGCGGATGCCCTTGGATCAGCTGAGGGTCGTCGGCTGGAGACCGCCGTTCGCAGATGTTTTGTCCCCTATTCCAGTACATAGATGGGCACATTAACCTCAGACAGTCAGGGTTAGACTGTGGATAATGTCTCTTTTAATAACATGATCTATTTACTGAAAAACATATTCAGTGTTTGAACATGAtttcagtatgaacagtatgaagtttatttatagagcacattcaGAACAGGAGTTGACCAAAGTTCTTTacagaaaaatgtgacattacaTTGGTACATAATTACCAATACATTGGTAGATAAGGAACTGtaacagacaaagttaacaaTTTTATCACGCTATTAAAATTTAAGGGTACTTAAATCAATTCTATGAAAGTATGAAGGTCTTTAGCTTGGATTTAAAAGTGATGATAGAAGATCTGACAGTGAAGGCAAACTGTTCCACAGTCTGGGAGCAGAGATGGAAAAAGCTCACTCACCTTTGGATTTTGACCGGGAACGTTGGatgtgtttgtaatgttttggcAAAGTTTTATCATTTgcttttaatgatttattttcagcactgagtaaaaaatatttaaaaagccAAAGTTAATGTAAATATTGGGTTACTTTAATGAGATGTAGCTGCTTGGCCTCAAAATGAACGATATTTCCCTTCAGTCCTCATTTCTACACCTTAAAAACAGCTGGCTTCTAGATTATTTTGTGCTCCTCTTTTTGATCTGAACATTAAATGTAGATGAAAGTTCAATAAGAAACAAGCTGGTTGCATTATTGAGTCTGAGTTAGGTCTGCAACGAATGCAGACTAATCCAATTACATGGATGTAGTTgtaaatccatccatccatctatccaaaTTCACAATTTACTTATCTATCaatgttttaattactttttatttaacatttttctgtaaagcactttggtcacctCCTGTTTTAAATCTAtagctctataaataaaaatgacttgacttgaatCATTCTGTTCAAACTGAACTCGACTTATGATTCAGATTTTGTTCTGATATGATTAGTTTTTCCTaagaaaactgtattttatgacaaaacatgacagaaaatggaggaatgtttcttcttcttctgttgctgCAGGTTTTttggagcagctggaggtgtTGTTGAAGGACGAAGATCTGTCAGTGAGAACGAAAACCTGCGAGCTGCTTCACCTGCTGACCGCCCACAGCATCGGCAGGTaacatggatggatggatggatagatagatagatagatggatagatagatagatagatggatggatggatggatggatagatagatagatagatggatagatagatagatagatggatggatggatggatggatggatggatggatggatagatggatagatagatagatggatagatagatagatagatagatggatggatggatggatggatggatggatggatagatagatagatagatggatagatagatagatagatagatagatggatggatggatggatggatggatggatggatggatagatagatggatagatggatagatagatagatagatggatggatggatggatagatagatagatggatagatagatagatagatagatggatggatggatggatagatagatagatagatggatagatagatagatggatggatggatggatggatggatagatggatagatagatagatggatagatagatagatagatagatggatggatggatggatggatggatggatagatagatggatagatggatagatagatagatggatggatggatggatggatggatagatggatagatggatagatagatagatagatggatagatagatagatggatggatcgatggatggatggatagatagatggatgatCTGTGATGACAGGTgatgtgtttgtggtttgtcCTCCTGCAGACAGGCCCTGCTCTCCTcgtctctcctccctcctctctctcagctgcTGGACGACTCCTCGTCCTCCTGCAGGAGAAACGTCCACCGAGTGCTGAACCGCCTCGCTCTGCTGCCTGCAGGTACGCTCGCCTCTGTTCCAGTCAACGCTTCAAGATGGAGATATGATTGATTATTAGAATCAATATAATTTTTCTCCtacaagatgaaaaacagacagcagaATTATGTAGATCAGCAGCGGTTTGTTGATGAATTGATCAGGCATTAAAAAGAAAGCCGAGCAGGAAGACGATCAGACAGTTtggaaacaaaccaacagtttatccagattATTTTACCACTTTAACCACTTTGAGGTCAAAGTGAAAGTGAGCGCAGCTGAAATGCTGCTAATGATTTCTCTTTAAACTGGAAAACTGTGCAcacaactagagctgcaactacgagtcgattaatcaatcagtcgactgaaaatcaatcagcaactattttaataatcaaataatcattttagtcatttttttatacTAAAAATTTCCCAAAtaagctggtttcagcttctcagatatgATGATGTATGTGATGCTTTTTCTTTGTGgtgaactgaatatttttggggtttgtgactgttggtcggacaacaaaagacatttgaagacgtcacctctGGCTGagggaaattataacaggcaatttttcactgttttctgatgttttacaaaagaaaagataaTTAAACAACTATAGAAAGTCCAGCAGGACAGTTTGGTTAATAATTTTACCACCTACCTTTCATTTGTTCTTTGATATAACTTGTCTAACGTGGGGTTTTTTATCTCCTGCAGGTGCAGAAGCTCTGCTGTCTCTGGTTCCCAAACTGATGCTGAAGctcagagaagaggaggaagaagaggaggaggaggaagaggtgcaGGTGCTGCGCCTCTCCACCCTCAGCTGCTGCTCCAGGCTGGACGCTCTGCCCGGTCTGGCCTCTGACGGCGTCTCACTGCTCGCACGCAAACTCTCCCATCGCTCCCCGAACATCCGCAGAGAGGCGGCGGCAGCCTTGATGACGCTCAGGTTAACCAGCAGCCTCTGATTTATACAGTGGTGAAGAGATGGAcgttatgtttgtttgtttgtttgtttgttgctctgactgctctctgctggtttcagtgtttgtttgtttgtttgtttgttgctctgactgctctctgctggtttcagtgtttgtttgtttgtttgtttgtttgtttgtttgttgctctgactgctctctgctggtttcagtgtttgtttgtttgtttgttgctctgactgctctctgctggtttcagtgtttgtttgtttgtttgtttgtttgtttgttgctctGACTGCTCTCTGCTGGTTTCAGTGTACCTCTGGACGGGAAGCAGCAGGTGTGTGAGACGGCGGTGCTTCCTGTCCTGGTCGGTCTGCTGAAGGACGAAGACGTGGAGGTTCAGGCCAACGCTGCAGGAACCATCATGAACACTGTCATCATCACCGCAGGTGCACACACCTGGAACGCACCTTAAACACACCATGTGACCTCTCCTGACCCCTCATGAGTCAACGTTTTCTATAGAACGACTAAAACAGCGTGTTCATCCTGCAGGTAAACTTCAGTGTCTGGATCTGGACGTCCTCCCTGTCCTCTTGGATCTGGTGTCTgaacagacagaggaggagaaagaggaggacgaggagaggaggaggaggaggaaggccCTCGTCATCTACTCCCTGCGCACTCTGACGTCACTGGCTGAAGCTCCGGACGGCCGCCGCTTCCTGCTGGAGCAGCTCCACCTGCTGACGAGGAGGAGCGAGGCACCTGAGGAGGACCGGGACGTCCGACGGGCCGCTCAGACCGCCGTCAAGGTCATCACCTGGACTCCCTGAGAGCctgatgacctctgacctctagaCATCACCTGCTGTAGTAGCCTTAACTGACCAATTAAATAACCATGTGCAAATCAtgattcatgtgtgtgtgaacagggTAATTAGGACTCACTGCTTCCATGTACTTGTACTTGGTGCTACAAGCTGCTGCAGAG is drawn from Thunnus albacares chromosome 2, fThuAlb1.1, whole genome shotgun sequence and contains these coding sequences:
- the rsph14 gene encoding radial spoke head 14 homolog, with product MAGVLIDPTRAPVAFGQRAVPQLFAELQQPEAGRKQRALASLCDLMHDPERLYQAVTGGFLEQLEVLLKDEDLSVRTKTCELLHLLTAHSIGRQALLSSSLLPPLSQLLDDSSSSCRRNVHRVLNRLALLPAGAEALLSLVPKLMLKLREEEEEEEEEEEVQVLRLSTLSCCSRLDALPGLASDGVSLLARKLSHRSPNIRREAAAALMTLSVPLDGKQQVCETAVLPVLVGLLKDEDVEVQANAAGTIMNTVIITAGKLQCLDLDVLPVLLDLVSEQTEEEKEEDEERRRRRKALVIYSLRTLTSLAEAPDGRRFLLEQLHLLTRRSEAPEEDRDVRRAAQTAVKVITWTP